The Nostoc sp. 'Lobaria pulmonaria (5183) cyanobiont' genome window below encodes:
- a CDS encoding pentapeptide repeat-containing protein, translating to MSTYLSQVWQLLRNYVRGTRLQEMPKTTSLETKAVLPLGKKTKEPDKSVKLAQDNLQEYLYSPKLQKSLEKWTIPKNGLISQIDDRTLGTLPTGFYFKVCDRQMHEQIYDLLGNSALKPEIVKQLMELVVTGQKIRPELLFWRLEDFYRRWCHGEFIDGIPDDNLPQKTKLKLAAQNIAIGLRQVDIYTGLNVLILLLELHRYAQGQDELKQKITFYPSTQPDTDNFFTSQLLRIINYSDALEIGNFSNIVGQFLKGGNFRNAYLGDANLTGADFSNADLSFAYLGDANLTGVNFSGANLRGANLGDANLSGANLSGVNLSGADLSSTNLSGANLNCANLSRADLNRADLSNTNLNRADLNRADLNRADLSSTNLSHADLSNAILFGANLSEANLSSVSLSHADLCRADLSGADLSHAILNGTNLSDTILFSTNLSDAILVAADLSYAKLNGAKLNNARLNGAMFLGADLSGVDLSRVILNEADLSGVILNDADLSGADLTDAILFGTDFSYANLNSANLSGSNLSGAILNGADLSHSNLSYAILGGADLSDANLEEMIWGKKQQWEGVRGLETAVNVPEALKEELGLN from the coding sequence ATGTCAACATATTTATCTCAAGTCTGGCAACTGCTGAGAAATTATGTGAGGGGTACAAGGTTACAAGAGATGCCAAAGACCACATCGCTAGAAACTAAAGCAGTTTTACCTCTAGGAAAAAAGACTAAAGAACCAGACAAAAGCGTTAAATTGGCTCAAGATAATTTGCAGGAATATTTATACTCTCCAAAACTGCAAAAAAGCTTAGAAAAATGGACAATACCAAAGAACGGTTTGATTTCTCAGATAGACGATCGCACATTGGGCACTTTACCCACTGGGTTTTACTTTAAAGTATGCGATCGCCAGATGCATGAACAGATTTATGATTTATTGGGCAATAGTGCCCTGAAACCTGAAATAGTCAAGCAACTGATGGAATTGGTTGTGACTGGTCAAAAAATCCGCCCAGAATTGCTTTTTTGGCGGCTAGAAGATTTTTATCGTCGCTGGTGTCACGGGGAATTTATCGATGGCATACCAGATGATAACCTGCCTCAGAAAACAAAGTTAAAGCTAGCAGCACAAAATATTGCGATCGGGTTGAGACAGGTAGACATATATACAGGGCTGAACGTACTGATTTTATTATTAGAGTTACACCGCTACGCTCAAGGCCAAGATGAACTCAAACAAAAAATCACCTTCTATCCATCTACCCAACCGGACACAGATAATTTTTTCACATCCCAACTGCTGCGGATTATCAATTATAGTGATGCCCTGGAAATTGGTAACTTTAGCAATATAGTTGGACAATTTCTCAAAGGTGGCAACTTTCGGAATGCTTACCTTGGTGATGCCAACCTTACCGGGGCAGACTTTAGCAACGCTGACCTAAGCTTTGCTTATCTCGGCGATGCCAACTTAACTGGTGTAAACTTTAGCGGTGCCAACCTTAGGGGTGCTAACCTCGGCGATGCCAACCTCAGCGGTGCCAACCTCAGCGGTGTTAACCTCAGCGGTGCCGACCTCAGTAGCACCAATCTCAGTGGTGCTAACCTTAACTGTGCCAACCTTAGCCGCGCCGACCTCAACCGCGCCGACCTTAGCAATACCAACCTTAACCGCGCCGACCTCAACCGCGCCGACCTCAACCGCGCCGACCTTAGCAGCACTAACCTCAGCCATGCTGACCTAAGTAACGCCATCCTTTTCGGTGCAAATCTGAGTGAAGCCAATCTTAGCAGCGTCAGCCTTAGCCATGCCGACCTTTGCCGCGCCGACCTCAGTGGTGCTGATTTGAGTCACGCCATCCTTAACGGTACTAATCTCAGTGACACAATTCTTTTCAGTACCAACCTCAGCGATGCTATCCTTGTTGCCGCAGACCTCAGCTATGCCAAACTTAACGGTGCCAAACTTAACAATGCCAGACTTAACGGTGCAATGTTCTTAGGTGCCGACCTCAGCGGTGTAGACCTGAGTCGGGTGATTCTCAACGAAGCTGACCTCAGCGGCGTGATTCTCAACGACGCCGACCTTAGTGGTGCTGACCTCACTGACGCCATCCTGTTTGGCACAGACTTCAGCTATGCCAACCTTAACAGTGCTAACCTCAGTGGCAGTAACCTCAGTGGTGCTATCCTCAATGGTGCGGATCTCAGTCATAGCAATCTAAGTTATGCCATTCTGGGTGGTGCAGACCTTAGCGACGCCAATTTAGAAGAAATGATCTGGGGTAAAAAGCAGCAGTGGGAAGGTGTGCGGGGATTAGAGACAGCAGTTAATGTACCGGAGGCGTTGAAGGAAGAACTGGGACTGAATTGA
- a CDS encoding NAD(+) kinase — protein sequence MQLKQVIIAYKARDARSKEWAEICAKQLESRDCQVLIGPSGPKDNPYPVFLASAGQPIDLALVLGGDGTVLTGARHLAPAGIPILGVNVGGHLGFLTESVEEFQDTEKVWDRLFEDRYAIQRRMMLQAAVYEGHGSNLEPVSERYLALNEFCVKPASADRMITSILEMEIDGEVVDQYVGDGLIISTPTGSTGYTVSANGPIMHDGMEAITITPICAMSLSSRPLVLPPGSVVSIWPLGDYDLSTKLWTDGVLGTSIWPGHRVDVRMAECRAKFIILRENNSYYQTLREKLLWAGTRVHYSNNHRN from the coding sequence GTGCAACTCAAGCAGGTAATCATTGCTTATAAAGCGCGGGATGCCCGGAGTAAAGAATGGGCAGAAATCTGTGCGAAACAACTAGAAAGTCGCGATTGCCAAGTGTTGATAGGGCCTAGCGGGCCGAAAGACAACCCCTATCCAGTCTTTTTGGCTTCGGCGGGTCAACCAATCGATCTCGCTTTGGTACTCGGTGGCGATGGTACTGTTTTAACTGGTGCCAGACATTTAGCCCCAGCTGGTATCCCAATTCTGGGAGTGAATGTGGGAGGTCATCTGGGGTTTTTAACTGAGTCAGTGGAAGAGTTTCAGGATACGGAGAAAGTTTGGGATCGGCTGTTTGAGGATCGCTATGCTATCCAACGACGGATGATGTTACAAGCTGCGGTGTATGAGGGTCATGGATCTAATTTAGAACCAGTGAGCGAACGTTACCTGGCTTTGAATGAATTTTGTGTCAAACCCGCCTCCGCTGACCGAATGATCACCTCAATTCTGGAAATGGAAATCGATGGTGAGGTAGTGGATCAATACGTCGGGGATGGGTTGATTATTTCTACTCCTACAGGTTCTACAGGTTATACCGTTTCTGCTAATGGGCCAATTATGCATGATGGTATGGAGGCGATTACCATCACTCCCATTTGTGCAATGAGCCTTTCTAGTCGCCCCCTCGTTTTACCCCCTGGTTCTGTAGTGAGTATTTGGCCTTTGGGGGATTACGATTTGAGTACCAAGCTGTGGACAGATGGGGTTTTGGGGACTTCAATTTGGCCCGGACACCGCGTTGATGTGCGGATGGCAGAGTGTCGGGCTAAATTTATTATTTTGCGCGAGAACAATTCCTACTATCAGACGCTGCGGGAGAAGTTGCTGTGGGCAGGTACAAGGGTTCACTACAGCAATAATCACCGTAATTAA
- the nuoK gene encoding NADH-quinone oxidoreductase subunit NuoK, protein MQLQYFLLLAAALFCIGIYGLITSRNAVRVLMSIELLLNAVNLNLMAFSNFLDSTLIKGQVFTVFVITVAAAEAAVGLAIVLAIYRNRDTVDMEQFNLLKW, encoded by the coding sequence ATGCAACTCCAGTACTTTTTATTACTAGCAGCAGCTTTATTCTGCATCGGCATCTACGGTTTAATTACCAGCCGCAACGCTGTGCGGGTGCTGATGTCAATTGAGTTACTGCTCAATGCTGTTAATCTGAATTTAATGGCATTTTCCAACTTCCTCGACTCAACATTAATCAAGGGTCAGGTTTTCACAGTATTTGTGATTACCGTGGCCGCAGCCGAAGCGGCGGTGGGTTTAGCGATCGTGCTGGCCATTTATCGCAACCGCGATACCGTCGATATGGAGCAGTTTAATCTCCTGAAGTGGTAA
- a CDS encoding NADH-quinone oxidoreductase subunit J: MNLAEGVQLVSLGILGVMMIGAAIGVVLFSNIVYSAFLLGGVFISIAGMYLLLNADFVAAAQILIYVGAVNVLILFAIMLVNKRENFVAFPNSWVRKVLTGVVSVGLFGLLSTMVLATPWAYSTAPVAGGESSIVLIGEHFFTDFLLPFELASILLLIAMVGAIILARREYLPDLLTPSQLGQTVLTLQERPRELVSTTSETKE; this comes from the coding sequence GTGAATCTAGCAGAAGGAGTACAGCTTGTATCGCTTGGCATACTAGGCGTGATGATGATTGGGGCGGCCATTGGTGTGGTGCTGTTCTCCAACATCGTCTATTCTGCCTTTTTGCTGGGGGGTGTGTTCATCAGCATAGCGGGAATGTACCTGTTACTAAATGCTGATTTTGTTGCAGCTGCACAAATACTAATTTATGTTGGGGCGGTTAACGTGTTGATTTTGTTTGCCATTATGTTGGTGAACAAGCGGGAGAACTTTGTAGCATTTCCTAACTCATGGGTGCGTAAAGTACTTACGGGTGTAGTTAGTGTAGGATTGTTTGGTCTTTTAAGTACGATGGTTCTAGCTACTCCTTGGGCGTACTCAACTGCTCCTGTGGCGGGTGGTGAAAGTTCTATAGTTTTAATTGGAGAACATTTTTTCACTGACTTTTTACTGCCTTTTGAACTAGCTTCCATTTTGCTGCTGATAGCAATGGTAGGAGCAATTATTTTGGCACGCCGCGAGTATTTGCCAGACCTATTGACACCATCCCAACTGGGGCAAACTGTTTTGACTTTGCAAGAACGCCCTAGAGAACTAGTATCAACAACCAGTGAAACAAAAGAGTAA
- the ndhI gene encoding NAD(P)H-quinone oxidoreductase subunit I, with translation MLKFLKQVGDYAKETVQAARYIGQGLSVTFDHMRRRPITVQYPYEKLILGERFRGRIHFEFDKCIACEVCVRVCPINLPVVDWEFDKASKKKKLNHYSIDFGVCIFCGNCVEFCPTNCLSMTEEYELSTYDRHELNYDNVALGRLPYKVTDDPMVTPLRELVYLPKGVLEPHGLPADAPRAGARPEDLVEQTEK, from the coding sequence ATGCTAAAGTTCCTAAAACAAGTTGGTGATTACGCCAAAGAAACGGTACAAGCTGCGCGTTACATTGGTCAGGGGCTTTCTGTCACCTTCGACCACATGCGGCGGCGTCCAATTACTGTACAGTACCCTTACGAGAAACTAATTCTTGGCGAACGGTTTCGCGGTAGGATTCACTTTGAATTTGATAAGTGCATTGCCTGCGAAGTTTGCGTTCGCGTTTGTCCAATTAACCTGCCTGTAGTAGATTGGGAATTCGACAAAGCCAGCAAAAAGAAAAAACTCAACCACTACAGCATTGACTTTGGAGTTTGTATCTTTTGCGGTAATTGTGTGGAATTTTGCCCAACTAACTGTCTATCTATGACAGAAGAGTATGAGCTTTCCACTTACGATCGCCATGAATTGAACTACGACAACGTAGCGCTAGGTCGTCTGCCCTATAAGGTAACAGATGATCCAATGGTTACACCACTGCGCGAACTAGTTTACCTACCCAAAGGCGTCCTCGAACCCCACGGACTACCTGCGGATGCACCGCGTGCAGGTGCACGTCCAGAAGACTTGGTAGAACAAACAGAAAAATAA
- the nuoH gene encoding NADH-quinone oxidoreductase subunit NuoH, giving the protein MNSGIDLQGTFIESLRDLGIPAGTAKAIWMPLPMILMLIGATVGVLVATWLERKISASAQQRIGPEYQGPFGLLVPVADGLKLVFKEDIVPAKSDPWLFTLGPIIVVIPVFLSFLIVPFGQNIVISNVGMGVFLWIALSSIQPIGLLMAGYASNNKYSLLGGLRAAAQSISYEIPLALAVLAIAMMSNSLDTVDIVNQQSGYGILGWNIWRQPVGFLIFWIAALAECERLPFDLPEAEEEIVAGYQTEYSGMKFGLFYLGSYVNLILSSLLVAILYLGGWDFPLPLNLIAGWLGVSEVNPVFQIITAALGITMTVFKAYLLVFVAILLRWTVPRVRIDQLLDLGWKFLLPVGLVNLLLTAALKLAFPFAFGG; this is encoded by the coding sequence ATGAACTCAGGAATTGACCTCCAAGGAACTTTTATTGAATCCCTCCGGGATTTAGGTATACCAGCAGGAACAGCCAAAGCGATTTGGATGCCCCTGCCAATGATACTGATGCTAATTGGGGCAACAGTGGGGGTATTAGTTGCTACTTGGCTAGAACGGAAAATTTCCGCCTCCGCACAGCAGCGAATTGGGCCAGAATACCAGGGGCCTTTTGGGTTGCTGGTACCTGTAGCGGATGGTCTGAAGCTGGTATTTAAAGAAGATATAGTACCAGCCAAGTCTGACCCCTGGCTGTTTACCCTCGGCCCTATTATTGTTGTAATTCCGGTGTTTCTGTCGTTCCTGATTGTGCCTTTTGGACAGAATATCGTTATTAGCAATGTGGGCATGGGCGTATTCTTGTGGATTGCCTTGTCAAGTATTCAACCCATTGGCTTGCTGATGGCTGGCTACGCATCTAATAACAAATACTCCCTCTTAGGGGGCTTGCGGGCAGCAGCGCAATCTATTAGTTATGAAATTCCTTTGGCGCTGGCAGTGTTAGCGATCGCTATGATGTCTAACAGCCTCGACACCGTTGATATTGTCAATCAGCAATCTGGCTACGGCATTCTGGGCTGGAACATTTGGCGACAACCAGTTGGTTTTCTGATCTTTTGGATAGCTGCCCTAGCTGAATGCGAACGATTACCCTTTGACTTACCTGAAGCGGAAGAAGAAATCGTTGCCGGCTATCAGACTGAATACTCAGGTATGAAATTCGGTCTGTTCTACCTGGGTTCCTACGTTAACTTAATCCTTTCTTCCTTACTAGTAGCGATTCTCTACCTGGGTGGTTGGGACTTTCCCCTTCCCCTCAACCTGATCGCTGGTTGGCTAGGAGTCAGTGAAGTAAATCCCGTGTTCCAGATAATAACTGCGGCTTTGGGTATCACCATGACCGTCTTCAAAGCCTATTTACTAGTGTTTGTCGCCATCCTGTTGCGCTGGACAGTGCCACGGGTACGGATTGACCAACTGTTAGATTTAGGATGGAAGTTTTTGTTGCCAGTTGGTTTAGTTAATCTGCTATTAACCGCCGCCCTGAAACTAGCCTTTCCCTTCGCTTTTGGTGGTTAG
- a CDS encoding citrate synthase, which translates to MMVCEYKPGLEGIPAAQSSISYVDGQKGILEYRGIRIEELAEKSTFLETAYLLIWGELPSKEELEIFEHEVRYHRRIKYRIRDMMKCFPESGHPMDALQASAAALGLFYSLRDLHNPVYIRDSVVRLIATIPTMVAAFQLMRKGNDPVRPRDDLDYSANFLYMLNEQEPDPLMARVFDICLILQVEHTMNASTFSARVTASTLTDPYAVVASAVGTLGGPLHGGANEEVIQMLEKIGSVENVRPYIEDCLQSKSKIMGFGHRVYKVKDPRATILQALAEQLFEKFGHDKFYDIAQEMERVVEEKLGSKGIYPNIDFYSGLVYRKMGIPTDLFTPIFAIARVAGWLAHWKEQLAENRIFRPTQVYNGHHEVTYTPIDQR; encoded by the coding sequence ATGATGGTGTGCGAATACAAGCCTGGTCTAGAAGGCATTCCCGCCGCTCAATCAAGTATCAGCTATGTTGATGGGCAAAAGGGAATACTAGAATATCGTGGCATTCGGATTGAAGAACTAGCAGAAAAAAGTACATTCCTAGAAACTGCTTATCTTTTAATCTGGGGCGAACTTCCAAGCAAAGAAGAACTGGAAATATTTGAGCATGAAGTTCGTTACCACAGGCGGATAAAGTACCGCATTCGGGACATGATGAAATGCTTTCCAGAAAGCGGCCACCCAATGGATGCCTTGCAAGCTTCTGCTGCGGCTTTAGGCTTGTTTTATTCGCTCCGCGATTTACATAATCCTGTCTACATTCGAGACTCGGTGGTGCGCCTGATAGCAACCATTCCCACGATGGTGGCAGCGTTCCAACTGATGCGAAAAGGCAACGATCCGGTACGTCCCCGTGATGACTTAGACTACTCCGCCAACTTTCTATACATGCTCAATGAGCAAGAACCCGATCCTCTGATGGCGCGAGTTTTTGATATCTGCTTGATACTTCAGGTCGAGCATACAATGAATGCTTCCACTTTCAGTGCCAGGGTGACAGCTTCCACCTTGACTGATCCTTATGCTGTGGTTGCTAGTGCCGTCGGAACTTTGGGTGGGCCTCTGCATGGTGGAGCCAATGAAGAAGTAATTCAGATGTTGGAAAAAATTGGTTCTGTGGAAAATGTCCGTCCTTACATAGAGGACTGTCTGCAAAGTAAATCTAAGATTATGGGCTTTGGACATCGTGTTTATAAGGTGAAAGACCCACGAGCCACAATTTTACAAGCACTAGCAGAGCAATTGTTTGAAAAGTTTGGCCACGACAAGTTTTATGACATTGCTCAAGAAATGGAACGAGTAGTAGAGGAAAAACTCGGTAGCAAGGGGATTTATCCCAATATTGACTTTTATTCCGGTTTGGTGTATAGGAAGATGGGTATTCCTACAGACTTGTTTACGCCAATATTTGCGATCGCCCGCGTTGCAGGTTGGCTAGCCCACTGGAAAGAACAATTAGCAGAAAACCGGATTTTCCGTCCTACACAGGTTTACAACGGTCATCACGAAGTTACTTATACGCCCATTGACCAACGGTAA
- the sixA gene encoding phosphohistidine phosphatase SixA — protein MELYLIRHGIAEDKGLGIKDEERSLTKEGRQKTEKVAQKLVKLGLSFDLILTSPLVRARQTAEILIAEKLSPQLEESSHLAHDGQISSWLKDWLERRNYSQNTQLALVGHEPDLTNWAEILLWGEVKASLVLKKAGMIGIKLPETGSPLGRSQMFWLTPPKYLL, from the coding sequence ATGGAACTATATTTAATTCGTCATGGCATCGCCGAAGACAAGGGATTAGGCATCAAGGATGAGGAGCGCAGTCTTACCAAAGAAGGAAGGCAAAAAACTGAGAAAGTTGCCCAGAAACTTGTTAAATTGGGTTTAAGTTTTGATTTGATTCTCACCAGCCCCTTAGTGCGTGCCCGCCAAACGGCTGAAATCCTTATAGCAGAAAAACTAAGCCCCCAGTTAGAGGAATCTAGCCACCTCGCCCACGATGGTCAAATTTCTAGTTGGCTCAAAGACTGGTTAGAGCGGAGAAATTATTCTCAAAATACCCAACTAGCACTGGTTGGACATGAACCTGATTTAACCAATTGGGCAGAAATTCTCCTGTGGGGAGAAGTCAAAGCAAGCTTAGTCTTGAAAAAAGCAGGTATGATTGGGATAAAACTACCAGAAACAGGATCTCCTCTGGGTCGCAGTCAAATGTTTTGGTTGACACCACCCAAGTACCTGCTATAA
- a CDS encoding DUF29 domain-containing protein, with amino-acid sequence MKSIKLQILQTLYEQDFYAWVEQTAELLRLHHWDTLDLEHLIEEVVDLGKSQQRALQSALRLILSHLLKWKYQPERRSHSWQVTITRDRLNIDELLQQSPSLRHFLNDAEWINTTYQRARREAMVETSLSENNFAIACPFSVDEILDLDFYPNAEE; translated from the coding sequence ATGAAGTCTATAAAACTCCAAATCTTACAAACTCTGTATGAGCAAGATTTTTATGCTTGGGTAGAGCAGACAGCAGAGCTTTTGCGATTGCACCACTGGGACACCCTGGATTTAGAACACTTAATTGAGGAAGTGGTGGACTTGGGTAAGAGTCAACAGCGGGCGTTGCAAAGTGCGTTGCGGTTAATCTTATCGCATTTGTTGAAGTGGAAGTATCAACCAGAACGTCGTAGTCACAGTTGGCAAGTGACCATTACCCGTGACCGACTGAATATAGATGAATTGCTGCAACAAAGTCCTAGCTTGCGGCATTTTTTAAATGATGCCGAGTGGATAAATACTACCTATCAAAGAGCGCGGCGAGAGGCAATGGTGGAAACAAGTTTATCAGAAAATAACTTTGCGATCGCCTGTCCCTTTTCTGTCGATGAGATTTTAGACTTAGACTTTTATCCTAACGCTGAGGAATAA
- a CDS encoding DHH family phosphoesterase, producing the protein MYFNSPVTQFESLSLTTEPNPEEPEIEKAPVEVAFKSASLPPSVGDGTIYLGQRSNSLAQQKSEELQKTLLAHRHDRQLVILQDFPDPDALSCAWAYQLIAQQYDIKCEIIYAGALSHQENIALVRLTNLPVHRWTTQTLKTKDLSSYQGFVLIDNQGTTSQLLSAVQQAGIPLVVLIDHHSIQGDLQSEFEDIRPYVRATATIFTQYLQTGLLALDSSINQHVKCATALMHGLRSDTNRLMQAQEEDFMAAAYLSRFYDAQLLNAILQANRSKRVMDVIERSLKNRIVQNNFSIAGVGYLRYEDRDAIPQAADFLVTEENVHTAVVYGIVHDEDEELEIVIGSLRTSKLTLDPDEFIKEAFGQDSAGRFFGGGRTSAGGFEIPMGFLSGSNENSAYAKMKWEVFDAQIKQKLLRLVNPRDNPIQSE; encoded by the coding sequence ATGTACTTTAATTCTCCCGTTACTCAGTTTGAGAGTTTGTCATTGACCACAGAGCCAAACCCAGAGGAACCTGAAATCGAGAAAGCGCCAGTGGAAGTTGCATTTAAAAGTGCGTCATTACCGCCATCGGTAGGTGATGGGACTATATATCTCGGTCAGCGTAGTAATTCTCTGGCACAACAAAAGTCAGAAGAACTGCAAAAAACCCTGTTAGCACACCGACACGATCGCCAACTGGTCATTCTGCAAGATTTTCCTGACCCTGATGCCCTTTCCTGTGCCTGGGCTTACCAGTTAATTGCCCAGCAATATGATATCAAATGTGAAATCATTTATGCTGGCGCATTGAGCCATCAAGAAAATATTGCCTTGGTAAGGCTGACTAATTTACCTGTCCACCGGTGGACAACGCAAACCTTGAAAACAAAAGATTTGTCATCTTATCAAGGTTTTGTACTAATTGACAACCAGGGAACCACTTCACAACTACTGTCAGCGGTGCAGCAGGCTGGAATTCCTTTAGTGGTACTCATCGACCATCACAGTATCCAAGGCGATCTGCAATCAGAGTTTGAGGATATCCGTCCTTATGTAAGAGCGACGGCAACAATTTTTACTCAGTACCTCCAAACGGGATTATTAGCATTAGATAGCAGCATAAATCAACACGTAAAATGCGCTACTGCCTTGATGCATGGCTTGCGATCGGATACAAATCGGCTCATGCAAGCCCAAGAAGAAGATTTTATGGCAGCGGCGTATTTAAGCCGATTTTATGACGCTCAACTGCTAAACGCCATTTTACAGGCGAACCGTTCCAAGCGGGTAATGGATGTGATCGAGCGATCGCTCAAAAACCGCATCGTCCAAAATAACTTTTCCATTGCTGGTGTTGGTTACTTACGCTACGAAGACCGTGATGCCATCCCCCAAGCGGCTGATTTTCTCGTCACCGAAGAAAACGTCCACACCGCCGTAGTTTACGGCATTGTTCACGATGAAGACGAAGAATTAGAAATAGTCATTGGCTCCCTGAGAACCAGCAAACTCACCCTTGACCCTGATGAATTCATCAAAGAAGCCTTTGGACAAGATAGTGCAGGGCGCTTTTTCGGCGGTGGAAGGACAAGCGCAGGCGGCTTTGAAATTCCAATGGGCTTCTTGTCTGGCAGCAACGAAAATTCCGCTTATGCGAAAATGAAATGGGAAGTATTCGACGCTCAAATTAAGCAAAAACTGCTGAGGTTAGTTAACCCCAGAGACAACCCGATTCAGTCGGAGTAG